A single window of Luteipulveratus halotolerans DNA harbors:
- a CDS encoding TetR/AcrR family transcriptional regulator: MTEHATDGRRARGDATRRTAARAAADIATTHGLDSISVGALAAATGLSKSGILTVFGTREAIQVGAVAEARRIYISTVITPVWHIEPGRERLLALLDSWVAYLRAGTFPGGCFVAATTVEFGHRDGPVADAVRRLKREWLDLLEAELATAGSDDPARDAFCIDAYLGAANSRRELFGDDAALDRARDLACSVVPG; encoded by the coding sequence ATGACCGAGCACGCCACCGACGGCCGACGCGCGCGCGGCGACGCCACCCGGCGTACGGCCGCGCGTGCTGCCGCCGACATCGCCACCACCCACGGCCTCGACTCCATCTCGGTAGGCGCACTCGCGGCGGCGACCGGCCTCAGCAAGAGCGGCATCCTGACGGTGTTCGGGACGCGCGAGGCGATCCAGGTGGGAGCGGTCGCCGAGGCGCGGCGCATCTACATCAGCACGGTGATCACGCCGGTCTGGCACATCGAGCCAGGGCGCGAGCGGTTGCTGGCCCTGCTCGACTCCTGGGTCGCCTACCTGCGGGCCGGCACCTTCCCGGGCGGCTGCTTCGTCGCAGCGACGACCGTCGAGTTCGGCCACCGCGACGGCCCGGTCGCCGACGCCGTACGCCGGCTCAAGCGAGAGTGGCTCGACCTGCTGGAGGCCGAGCTCGCGACCGCTGGGTCCGACGACCCGGCGCGTGACGCGTTCTGCATCGACGCCTACCTGGGCGCCGCCAACTCTCGGCGCGAGCTGTTCGGTGACGATGCCGCGCTCGACCGCGCCCGCGACCTCGCCTGCTCGGTCGTGCCGGGCTGA
- a CDS encoding fasciclin domain-containing protein: protein MKTTSRRSLAAALVLSLPLALGACGSSDDSGSGDSSAAASSAATPAASDSSMAGSSSDTAAPSSSAAGNGMDQAAAPFGPGCAAVPKSGKGSFSGMAQDPVATAASNNPALSTLVTAVKKAGLVDTLNNAKDITVLAPTNDAFDKVPKATMDKAMGDPKGLLTTVLTGHVIQGKLTPEQLAGTHKTLSGSTVKVTGSGESFTADTNAKVVCGNVQTANATVYIIDSVLLPKS from the coding sequence ATGAAGACGACCTCCCGCCGCAGCCTCGCCGCTGCGCTCGTCCTCTCGCTTCCGCTGGCGCTGGGCGCCTGCGGCTCCAGCGACGACAGCGGCTCGGGCGACAGCAGCGCGGCAGCCTCGTCGGCAGCGACCCCGGCCGCCTCCGACTCGTCCATGGCGGGCAGCAGCTCTGACACGGCGGCGCCGTCCAGCTCGGCCGCCGGCAACGGGATGGATCAGGCCGCAGCGCCGTTCGGGCCGGGCTGTGCGGCCGTGCCGAAGTCGGGCAAGGGCTCGTTCTCCGGCATGGCGCAGGACCCGGTCGCCACCGCCGCGAGCAACAACCCGGCGCTGTCCACCCTGGTGACCGCCGTCAAGAAGGCAGGCCTCGTCGACACGCTCAACAACGCCAAGGACATCACGGTCCTCGCACCGACCAACGACGCGTTCGACAAGGTGCCGAAGGCCACGATGGACAAGGCGATGGGCGACCCGAAGGGCCTGCTGACCACGGTGCTCACCGGTCACGTCATCCAGGGCAAGCTCACGCCGGAGCAGCTCGCGGGCACCCACAAGACGCTCTCGGGCAGCACCGTCAAGGTGACGGGTTCGGGCGAGTCGTTCACGGCCGACACCAACGCCAAGGTGGTCTGCGGCAACGTGCAGACCGCCAACGCCACGGTCTACATCATCGACTCGGTGCTGCTGCCGAAGAGCTGA
- a CDS encoding DUF389 domain-containing protein: MSLLVHLRLVVPVDLTDDVRHILADHDCATNVVVLQGVSLKPAGDVIEADVAREAASDVLDALSATGLEQRGGITISEPSSTPFAAARRIADAAPGDADDAVIWPQMIDSAYAGSRPTFTYGVFLVLATVLAAIAVITDSSVLVVGAMVVGPEFASVAAICTGVILRRWSLAARSLTLLLLGFAAAIAVVTALALIGAATGLITDDMVTRARPQTGFIWHPDRWSFIVAVVAGAAGVLAMATQKSSAMVGVFISVTTVPAAGNLALGLAVRDRHEIVGSATQLGVNLVGMVAAGVVTVAVLRLVWHRVGRRTTAAPARLP, translated from the coding sequence ATGAGCCTGCTCGTCCACCTGCGACTGGTGGTCCCGGTCGACCTGACCGACGACGTACGCCACATCCTCGCCGACCACGACTGCGCCACGAACGTCGTTGTCCTGCAGGGGGTTTCGCTCAAACCTGCCGGAGACGTGATCGAGGCCGACGTCGCGCGTGAGGCGGCCAGCGACGTGCTCGACGCGCTCTCGGCGACGGGCCTGGAGCAGCGCGGCGGCATCACGATCTCCGAGCCGTCCAGCACACCGTTCGCGGCCGCCCGTCGCATCGCCGACGCCGCCCCCGGCGATGCCGACGACGCGGTCATCTGGCCCCAGATGATCGACAGCGCCTACGCGGGGAGCCGGCCGACGTTCACGTACGGCGTGTTCCTGGTGCTCGCGACCGTGCTGGCCGCGATCGCCGTCATCACCGACTCGTCCGTGCTCGTCGTGGGCGCCATGGTGGTCGGGCCCGAGTTCGCGTCGGTCGCCGCCATCTGCACCGGGGTCATCCTGCGGCGCTGGTCGCTCGCGGCCCGCAGCCTCACGCTGCTGCTGCTCGGCTTCGCCGCTGCGATCGCCGTGGTCACCGCCCTGGCGCTCATCGGCGCAGCCACCGGTCTGATCACCGACGACATGGTGACGCGGGCCCGGCCGCAGACCGGGTTCATCTGGCACCCGGACCGCTGGTCGTTCATCGTCGCCGTGGTCGCCGGCGCGGCGGGCGTGCTGGCGATGGCCACGCAGAAGAGCAGCGCCATGGTCGGCGTGTTCATCTCCGTCACGACCGTGCCCGCCGCGGGCAACCTGGCCCTCGGGCTCGCCGTCCGCGACCGGCACGAGATCGTCGGCAGCGCGACCCAGCTGGGTGTCAACCTCGTCGGCATGGTCGCGGCCGGCGTCGTCACCGTCGCGGTGCTGCGGCTGGTCTGGCACCGCGTCGGTCGTCGTACGACGGCCGCCCCGGCGCGGCTGCCCTGA
- the sigK gene encoding ECF RNA polymerase sigma factor SigK, whose product MGDMAPAGHDLADLLAAVSRGEQVAFSRLYDATAPRVHGLVLRVLTDPAQSEEVTQEVFLEIWRTATKFDPSRGSALGWLLTIAHRRAVDRVRASSAARARDATYERQATPTSYDSTAETVTARLDAERVRGAMALLTDMQREAVELAYFGGRTHTEVAETLGIPLGTAKSRIRDGLNRLRDHIGGDR is encoded by the coding sequence ATGGGCGACATGGCACCGGCCGGTCACGATCTCGCAGACCTGCTCGCCGCGGTCTCACGCGGCGAGCAGGTCGCGTTCTCGCGCCTGTACGACGCCACGGCCCCGCGGGTCCACGGTCTGGTGCTGCGCGTGCTGACCGACCCCGCCCAGTCCGAGGAGGTCACCCAGGAGGTGTTCCTCGAGATCTGGCGCACGGCAACGAAGTTCGACCCCTCTCGCGGATCGGCGCTCGGCTGGTTGCTGACGATCGCCCACCGCCGCGCGGTCGACCGCGTACGAGCCTCGTCCGCAGCCCGCGCCCGCGACGCGACCTACGAGCGACAGGCGACGCCGACGTCGTACGACAGCACCGCCGAGACCGTGACGGCACGACTCGACGCCGAGCGGGTCCGCGGCGCGATGGCGCTGCTCACCGACATGCAACGCGAGGCGGTCGAGCTGGCGTACTTCGGCGGCCGCACCCACACTGAGGTCGCCGAGACCCTCGGCATCCCGCTCGGGACGGCCAAGTCCCGCATCCGAGACGGCCTGAACCGGCTACGAGACCACATCGGAGGTGACCGATGA
- a CDS encoding helix-turn-helix transcriptional regulator yields MAGDTSPTARALLALELIQGSPGISADRLAYKLGVSERAARRYVAILREADIPIESERGPYGGYRVGRGLRLPPLVFSATEALGLVMAVLDGHRDAGDPTDPVGSGLGKIVRALPEPVAAQAEMVRQRAAAATDRSAARPDPTTTSTLVQACVDQRRVRIDYRTEAGTEWVAEVDPWAVVVRHGRWYLMCHSHTVDAQRAYRIDRVRAAELLDTSFVPPPDLDAVAMLEDHLAVGWEYDVEVVIDGPIDRLQRCVPRSIGRLEAVDAETTRLVGSTSNPWFYAEQLATIPADYRIVHGPELRATARALGQRLLDAAGPADDESDPQCQA; encoded by the coding sequence GTGGCTGGTGACACGAGCCCCACCGCTCGGGCGCTGCTGGCCCTCGAGCTGATCCAGGGCAGTCCCGGCATCTCCGCCGATCGGCTCGCCTACAAGCTCGGCGTCTCCGAACGCGCGGCCCGCCGCTACGTCGCGATCCTGCGTGAGGCCGACATCCCGATCGAGTCCGAGCGTGGCCCGTACGGCGGCTACCGCGTCGGGCGCGGACTGCGGCTGCCGCCGCTGGTGTTCAGCGCCACCGAGGCGCTCGGCCTGGTGATGGCCGTGCTCGACGGCCACCGTGACGCCGGTGACCCCACCGACCCGGTCGGCAGCGGCCTCGGCAAGATCGTGCGCGCCCTGCCCGAGCCGGTCGCCGCTCAGGCCGAGATGGTCCGGCAGCGGGCCGCCGCCGCGACCGACCGGTCGGCGGCCAGGCCCGACCCCACCACGACGAGCACGCTCGTGCAGGCCTGCGTCGACCAGCGTCGCGTACGCATCGACTACCGCACCGAGGCGGGCACCGAGTGGGTCGCCGAGGTCGACCCGTGGGCGGTCGTCGTACGCCACGGCCGCTGGTACCTCATGTGCCACTCGCACACGGTCGACGCGCAACGGGCCTACCGCATCGACCGCGTCCGTGCGGCCGAGCTGCTCGACACGTCGTTCGTCCCGCCGCCCGACCTCGACGCGGTCGCGATGCTCGAGGACCACCTCGCGGTCGGGTGGGAGTACGACGTCGAGGTCGTCATCGACGGGCCGATCGACCGGCTGCAGCGCTGCGTGCCGCGCTCGATCGGCCGGCTCGAGGCGGTCGACGCCGAGACCACCCGGCTCGTCGGCAGCACCAGCAACCCCTGGTTCTACGCCGAGCAGCTCGCCACGATCCCGGCCGACTACCGCATCGTGCACGGGCCTGAGCTGAGGGCGACGGCACGAGCGCTCGGCCAACGCCTGCTCGACGCCGCCGGTCCTGCCGACGACGAGTCCGACCCGCAGTGTCAGGCGTAG
- a CDS encoding zinc ribbon domain-containing protein YjdM — MSDPQLPPCPECKSEYAYEQGALLVCSMCGHEWAPGETDESDAIRVVKDAVGNELADGDTVSIVKDLKVKGAGGGVVKVGTKVRDIRLITDGVGDHDIDAKVPGFGQMQLKSSVVKKV, encoded by the coding sequence ATGTCTGACCCGCAGCTGCCGCCGTGCCCCGAGTGTAAGAGCGAGTACGCCTACGAGCAGGGTGCCTTGCTGGTCTGCTCGATGTGCGGCCACGAGTGGGCGCCCGGTGAGACTGACGAGAGCGACGCCATACGCGTGGTCAAGGACGCTGTCGGCAACGAGCTCGCCGACGGCGACACCGTCTCGATCGTCAAAGACCTCAAGGTCAAGGGCGCCGGGGGTGGCGTAGTCAAGGTCGGCACCAAGGTGCGCGACATCCGACTGATCACCGATGGCGTCGGCGACCACGACATCGACGCCAAGGTCCCGGGCTTCGGCCAGATGCAGCTGAAGTCGAGCGTCGTCAAGAAGGTCTGA
- the ychF gene encoding redox-regulated ATPase YchF yields MALTIGIVGLPNVGKSTMFNALTKNNVLAANYPFATIEPNVGVVPLPDPRLKQLAEIFGSEKILPATVSFVDIAGIVRGASEGEGLGNKFLANIREADAICQVVRAFVDDDVTHVDGKVSPASDMETINTELILADLQTLENAIPRIEKEVRQKKDDKKSSELLDTALASRTVLEAGQTLYAAIHAGNTDIDTTYTRQLGLLTTKPFVYVFNVDEDQLTDEAFQSEMQALVAPADAIFLNAKLESEVAELDDEDAAELLESVGITERGLDQLAHKGFHTLGLQTYLTAGPKESRAWTIPQGATAPQAAGVIHTDFQKGFIKAEVISFEDLVATGSVAEARAKGKARMEGKDYVMQDGDVVEFRFNV; encoded by the coding sequence GTGGCACTCACCATCGGAATCGTCGGACTTCCCAACGTCGGCAAGTCGACCATGTTCAACGCACTGACCAAGAACAACGTGCTCGCCGCGAACTACCCGTTCGCGACGATCGAGCCCAACGTCGGTGTCGTGCCGCTGCCCGACCCCCGGCTGAAGCAGCTCGCCGAGATCTTCGGGTCGGAGAAGATCCTGCCCGCGACCGTGTCGTTCGTCGACATCGCCGGCATCGTGCGCGGAGCGTCCGAGGGTGAGGGCCTGGGCAACAAGTTCCTCGCCAACATCCGTGAGGCCGACGCGATCTGCCAGGTCGTGCGCGCGTTCGTCGACGACGACGTCACGCACGTCGACGGCAAGGTCTCGCCGGCGTCCGACATGGAGACCATCAACACCGAGCTGATCCTCGCCGACCTGCAGACCCTCGAGAACGCGATCCCGCGCATCGAGAAGGAGGTCAGGCAGAAAAAGGACGACAAGAAGTCCTCTGAACTCCTCGACACGGCGCTCGCGTCACGCACGGTGCTCGAGGCGGGGCAGACGCTGTACGCCGCGATCCACGCCGGCAACACCGACATCGACACGACCTACACGCGTCAGCTCGGTCTGCTCACCACCAAGCCGTTCGTCTACGTGTTCAACGTCGACGAGGACCAGCTCACCGATGAGGCGTTCCAGAGCGAGATGCAGGCGCTGGTCGCTCCGGCCGACGCGATCTTCCTCAACGCCAAGCTCGAGTCCGAGGTCGCCGAGCTCGACGACGAGGACGCCGCCGAGCTGCTGGAGTCGGTCGGCATCACCGAGCGCGGCCTGGATCAGCTGGCGCACAAGGGTTTTCACACGCTCGGCCTGCAGACCTACCTCACGGCCGGCCCCAAGGAGTCGCGTGCGTGGACGATCCCGCAGGGTGCGACCGCGCCTCAGGCGGCCGGTGTGATCCACACCGACTTCCAGAAGGGCTTCATCAAGGCCGAGGTCATCTCGTTCGAGGACCTGGTCGCGACCGGTTCGGTCGCCGAGGCTCGCGCCAAGGGCAAGGCGCGCATGGAGGGCAAGGACTACGTCATGCAGGACGGCGACGTGGTGGAGTTCCGCTTCAATGTCTGA
- a CDS encoding molybdopterin-dependent oxidoreductase, which produces MTPSRARAALVGIIAAVAGMAAGHLVAALTRAEASPVLAVGSAVIDRTPTSVKTWAIRQFGTADKPVLLASVAVGTLLLAAAAGLLARRWLPAGFALLLALVGLAASAALSRPAAGAAYVVPSLVTAVVAAAVLWVLLPVRANALGGLTAYPSGMDTRRGFLIGSGAVVAASAGAAVLGQRLSESDPTRGVRLPSAAQTRPPLPRGLETTDRQITPLRTPNAGFYRVDTALSVPKVDRDSWELRIDGDVRKPYTLTYADLRTMPLIERDITMTCVSNEVGGQYVGGARWLGVRVADLLARAEVIDPDHPGRQVLSRSVDGFTVSTPLGALTDDRDALLAIGMNGAPLPATHGFPARLVTPGLYGFVGSTKWVTRLTVTTYDAAEAYWTKRDWATDAPVKPSARIDTPASLAQVKRGVVTIGGVAWAQRHGVAKVEVSIDEKPWQPAQLGPDINVDYWRQWILRAPLSEPGRHSIRARVTDGSGRVQDDTRAPVFPSGSSGIQEVVVMVT; this is translated from the coding sequence ATGACCCCTTCCCGAGCGCGAGCCGCGCTCGTCGGCATCATCGCTGCCGTCGCCGGTATGGCAGCGGGCCACCTGGTCGCGGCACTCACCCGAGCCGAGGCCTCACCGGTGCTCGCGGTCGGATCAGCGGTGATCGACCGCACGCCCACATCTGTGAAGACCTGGGCCATCCGTCAGTTCGGCACCGCCGATAAGCCCGTGCTCCTGGCGTCGGTCGCGGTCGGCACGCTCCTGCTCGCTGCTGCGGCGGGACTGCTCGCGCGCCGGTGGCTGCCGGCCGGGTTCGCGCTGCTGCTCGCCCTGGTCGGGCTCGCGGCGTCCGCCGCGCTGTCACGTCCCGCAGCCGGCGCGGCGTACGTCGTGCCGTCGCTGGTGACCGCAGTGGTCGCCGCAGCCGTCCTGTGGGTGCTGCTGCCCGTACGCGCGAACGCCCTCGGTGGCCTGACGGCGTACCCGTCCGGCATGGACACGCGGCGCGGGTTCCTCATCGGGTCGGGTGCGGTCGTCGCCGCATCGGCGGGTGCCGCCGTGCTCGGGCAGCGGCTCTCGGAGTCGGACCCGACCCGCGGCGTACGCCTGCCCTCCGCTGCGCAGACGCGACCGCCGCTCCCCCGCGGCCTGGAGACCACTGACCGGCAGATCACGCCACTGCGTACGCCGAACGCCGGGTTCTACCGCGTCGACACCGCGCTCAGCGTGCCCAAGGTCGACCGCGACAGCTGGGAGCTGCGCATCGACGGCGACGTCCGCAAGCCCTACACGCTGACCTACGCCGACCTGCGCACCATGCCGCTGATCGAGCGCGACATCACCATGACCTGCGTCAGCAACGAGGTGGGTGGGCAGTACGTCGGAGGCGCCCGCTGGCTCGGTGTCCGCGTCGCCGACCTGCTCGCGCGCGCCGAGGTGATCGACCCGGACCACCCCGGCCGACAGGTGCTCAGCCGATCGGTGGACGGGTTCACCGTCAGTACGCCGTTGGGTGCGCTCACCGACGACCGTGACGCACTGCTGGCGATCGGCATGAACGGTGCGCCGCTCCCGGCGACGCACGGCTTCCCCGCCCGCCTCGTGACACCCGGGCTGTACGGGTTCGTCGGTTCGACCAAGTGGGTCACCCGGCTCACGGTGACGACGTACGACGCGGCCGAGGCCTACTGGACCAAGCGCGACTGGGCTACTGACGCCCCGGTCAAGCCCTCCGCCCGTATCGACACGCCGGCGAGCCTGGCGCAGGTGAAGCGCGGTGTCGTCACCATCGGCGGCGTCGCCTGGGCACAGCGGCACGGCGTGGCCAAGGTCGAGGTGTCGATCGACGAGAAGCCTTGGCAGCCGGCGCAGCTCGGCCCCGACATCAACGTCGACTACTGGCGCCAGTGGATCCTGAGAGCACCGCTCTCTGAACCCGGGAGGCACTCGATCCGGGCACGTGTCACGGACGGAAGCGGTCGCGTACAGGACGACACCAGAGCCCCTGTGTTCCCGTCCGGCTCGTCCGGCATCCAGGAAGTCGTCGTCATGGTGACGTAA
- a CDS encoding SRPBCC family protein, which produces MPTSYDTRLESSTDIAAPPEQVWSLVGDVLRMPEWSPQVDSTRLRSGFERLELGAEFTNKNSQGELEWVTHGRVVRWAPGREVAFRIEENWTVWSYTLQPYADGTRLTLRREAPDGLSDASRSSIDDWFGGPDTFAATMRDGMDRTLAAIKAAVEG; this is translated from the coding sequence ATGCCCACGTCGTACGACACCCGGCTGGAGTCCAGCACCGACATCGCCGCCCCGCCGGAGCAGGTCTGGTCGCTCGTCGGCGACGTGCTGCGGATGCCCGAGTGGAGCCCCCAGGTCGACTCGACGCGGCTGCGGTCCGGCTTCGAGCGCCTGGAGCTCGGCGCCGAGTTCACCAACAAGAACAGCCAGGGCGAGCTGGAGTGGGTCACCCACGGCCGGGTCGTGCGCTGGGCGCCCGGCCGCGAGGTCGCGTTCCGCATCGAGGAGAACTGGACGGTGTGGTCGTACACCCTGCAGCCGTACGCCGACGGCACGCGCCTCACGTTGCGACGCGAGGCGCCGGACGGTCTCTCCGACGCGTCGCGGTCGAGCATCGACGACTGGTTCGGTGGGCCGGACACCTTCGCCGCGACGATGCGCGACGGCATGGACCGCACGCTCGCCGCCATCAAGGCCGCCGTCGAGGGCTGA
- a CDS encoding DUF1905 domain-containing protein: MTGDALEVTGEVWYWRGPAPYHFVTVPMPQAEEIREIAAEVTYGWGMIPVSGRLGATEFTTSLWPKDGGYVVPLKDAVRRAEQIDLDDTVTVHLTIAPRDR, from the coding sequence ATGACAGGCGATGCTCTCGAGGTCACCGGTGAGGTCTGGTACTGGCGCGGCCCGGCGCCGTACCACTTCGTCACCGTGCCCATGCCCCAGGCCGAGGAGATCCGCGAGATCGCGGCCGAGGTGACCTACGGCTGGGGCATGATCCCGGTGAGCGGCCGGCTCGGCGCGACGGAGTTCACGACGTCGCTGTGGCCCAAGGACGGCGGCTACGTCGTACCACTGAAGGACGCCGTACGCCGCGCCGAGCAGATCGACCTCGACGACACGGTGACCGTCCACCTCACGATCGCCCCGCGCGACCGCTAG
- a CDS encoding anti-sigma factor, with protein sequence MNDDIHEPAAAYALGAVDDIERASFERHLRTCERCRAEVASYDEAVLSLATSAPEVAPPPSLKASVMAALPPQEPSDRRTAPRTAPARPWLTRTRVLVAAAAVAVLAVIGVGVAQPWQQPTSVAALSPAERVRLSADAQQHTAAVGDARLVVTTSRSAGAATVQTERMPDAPKGHVYQAWFLDAAGTPRSAGIMTGAQPQLLQGTPGASLAVTVEPTGGSAAPTTAPVVRVSLV encoded by the coding sequence ATGAACGACGACATCCACGAGCCGGCTGCCGCCTACGCCCTCGGGGCGGTCGACGACATCGAGCGCGCCTCCTTCGAGCGCCACCTGCGCACCTGCGAGCGCTGCCGGGCCGAGGTCGCCTCGTACGACGAGGCCGTGCTCTCGCTCGCGACGTCGGCACCCGAGGTCGCTCCCCCGCCGTCCTTGAAGGCGAGCGTCATGGCCGCCCTGCCTCCCCAGGAGCCGTCCGACCGTCGTACGGCGCCACGTACGGCGCCCGCCCGGCCCTGGCTGACACGCACGCGAGTGCTCGTCGCGGCTGCGGCCGTCGCCGTGCTCGCGGTCATCGGAGTGGGCGTGGCCCAGCCGTGGCAGCAGCCGACCTCCGTCGCCGCGCTCTCGCCCGCAGAGCGCGTCCGCCTGTCGGCCGACGCGCAGCAGCACACGGCCGCGGTGGGCGACGCGCGCCTCGTCGTCACCACGTCACGGTCGGCGGGTGCGGCCACGGTCCAGACCGAGCGCATGCCCGACGCGCCCAAGGGTCACGTCTACCAGGCGTGGTTCCTGGACGCGGCCGGCACGCCCCGCTCGGCCGGCATCATGACCGGCGCCCAGCCTCAGCTGCTGCAGGGGACACCGGGCGCGAGCCTGGCGGTCACCGTCGAGCCGACGGGCGGCTCGGCTGCGCCCACAACGGCCCCTGTCGTGCGAGTCTCCTTGGTATGA
- a CDS encoding VOC family protein: MSLFRTPQIVLFTRDIERAVTFYSALGFEEAFRTPEVGTPIHVDLVLDDYRIGLAAESSTRHDHGLDPVAVGQRAAVILWTDDVRAGHARLIELGAKPIKAPAPWLDHLLIAWVEDLDGHLVQVVQAVRPS; this comes from the coding sequence ATGAGCCTCTTCCGGACTCCTCAGATCGTCCTGTTCACGCGCGACATCGAACGTGCTGTCACGTTCTACAGCGCGCTCGGATTCGAGGAGGCGTTCCGTACGCCGGAGGTAGGCACACCCATCCACGTCGACCTCGTGCTCGACGACTACCGGATCGGCCTCGCCGCCGAGTCCAGCACCCGACATGACCACGGCCTCGACCCGGTCGCCGTCGGTCAACGCGCCGCGGTGATCCTCTGGACGGACGACGTTCGTGCGGGCCATGCACGGCTCATCGAGCTCGGTGCGAAGCCGATCAAGGCGCCAGCGCCATGGCTCGATCACCTGCTCATCGCGTGGGTCGAGGACCTCGACGGACATCTCGTCCAGGTCGTGCAGGCCGTCAGACCTTCTTGA
- a CDS encoding DNA recombination protein RmuC, whose protein sequence is MEIVLALVAGLLLGATLAWLWLRQSFVAHSAALATERDLLRERVVDLEAAVSDDAQTASVLLPLRDALGRVERQVTTLERDRVQQYGELAARLTDVTGSTAALRDQTASLAGALNSSTTRGMWGEVQLRRILEHAGMLAHCDFDEQVTATSRHESRIRPDVVVRLPGDKVLVVDSKAPLTAFLAAQADDVPDDERQARLAEHARHLRSHVDGLAAKEYWSAFRTTPEMVVCFVPGDAILVAALAADPTLLDRAMARRVVLASPSTLLAVLRSVAFTWQQEALSGSARELLALGKELYARLATLGKHTSDMGASLRRSVETYNAMVGSLESRVLVTARRMSELDLTADPLATVEPVQSAPRPLTAQELIDAVDVDVARPQLDLDLATPRREVEPRRQDGETA, encoded by the coding sequence ATGGAGATCGTGCTCGCCCTCGTCGCCGGCCTGCTGCTCGGCGCCACCCTGGCGTGGCTGTGGCTGCGCCAGTCCTTCGTCGCGCACAGCGCTGCCCTGGCCACCGAGCGCGACCTCCTGCGCGAGCGCGTCGTCGACCTCGAGGCGGCCGTGAGCGACGACGCCCAGACGGCGTCGGTGCTGCTGCCCCTGCGCGACGCGCTCGGGCGGGTCGAGCGCCAGGTCACGACCCTCGAGCGCGATCGTGTCCAGCAGTACGGCGAGCTCGCCGCACGTCTCACCGACGTCACCGGCAGCACGGCGGCGCTGCGCGACCAGACCGCCTCCCTCGCAGGCGCCCTCAACTCCTCGACCACCCGCGGCATGTGGGGCGAGGTCCAGCTGCGGCGCATCCTCGAGCACGCCGGCATGCTCGCGCACTGCGACTTCGACGAGCAGGTCACCGCCACCAGCCGCCACGAGTCGCGCATCCGCCCCGACGTGGTCGTGCGCCTGCCCGGCGACAAGGTGCTCGTCGTCGACAGCAAGGCACCGCTCACCGCGTTCCTCGCCGCGCAGGCCGACGACGTGCCCGACGACGAGCGGCAGGCCCGTCTGGCCGAGCACGCCCGCCACCTGCGTTCTCACGTCGACGGGCTCGCCGCCAAGGAGTACTGGTCGGCCTTCCGTACGACGCCCGAGATGGTCGTGTGCTTCGTGCCCGGTGACGCGATCCTCGTCGCAGCGCTCGCGGCCGACCCGACCCTGCTCGACCGGGCCATGGCCCGGCGGGTCGTGCTCGCCTCACCGAGCACGCTGCTCGCCGTGCTGCGCTCGGTCGCGTTCACCTGGCAGCAGGAGGCCCTGTCGGGCAGCGCGCGCGAGCTGCTCGCGCTGGGCAAGGAGCTCTACGCCCGGCTCGCCACCCTCGGCAAGCACACGTCCGACATGGGCGCCTCGCTGCGTCGGTCGGTCGAGACCTACAACGCGATGGTCGGCTCGCTGGAGTCCCGGGTGCTCGTGACGGCGCGGCGCATGAGCGAGCTCGACCTCACGGCCGACCCTCTCGCGACGGTCGAGCCGGTGCAGTCCGCGCCCCGGCCGCTCACCGCCCAGGAGCTCATCGACGCGGTCGACGTCGACGTCGCCCGCCCCCAGCTCGACCTCGACCTCGCGACACCCCGCCGCGAGGTCGAGCCGCGACGCCAGGACGGCGAGACCGCCTGA